The genomic region cactacaacctcctttcaggcaggtgcagagagccagaaggtctcccctcacttttcttTGCTCCAGGCTATACCCCTGCCACGtcccaaagtgggtcctccatcacaccCGTGCTCCCAGCTTTTCACAAGTTCCATTCCCCTTCTCTGAAATTGCTTAGGCACCTGGAGATCTTTCTTTttgtcaggggcccaaaactgtaCACACCATTCAAGGTGTGTCCTCACCAGAGCCAAGGACAGGGGATcgtcactgtcctgctcctgctggacacaagccaggacgctggtggctgtCCTGGCCACCtggccacacacactggctcataCTCAGCCACTGTCGaccgacacccccaggtcccttaccaccgggcagcttgccagccactcttccacaaaCCTGGAGCCTTTTTAGGGTTGTGCtgacctaagtgcaggacccgacacttggccttgttgaacctcatgcaactggTCTCAATCCATTaatccaacctgtccaggtccctctgtagagccttcgtAGTGCCAAGTGGCTCAACGCTCctgcctaacttggtgtcatctgcagatgtGCTGAGGgcgcacttgatctcctcatcctgATTAAGAAGAAagtgattaaacagaactggcccaaggactgagccctggggaacacccctTGTGAGTGGCCACCAACCGGATTTAACTCCAGTCACCATAAACCTTTGGGATCAGCCACCCAGCCCGTTTTTCAGCCATCTAGGACTAAGGCTGTCCAAGCCGTGAGCATCCactttctctgggagaaacagtgtTAGCTTGTCTACACACAAACACTGTCTATGTAGCATGAGTAATCTTCTGGAACCTTCTCACACCTTCCAACAGTGTAGCTCCTTCCCTACTAACACCTTGAAACATGAGCCCTGCACACCCACCTCATAAGACAAACACACACCAAGGCCCCCACAGAGCACAACGAGCGCGGAGGGAAAGGCTTAGTGAGATGGAAGCAAGCAGGGCCGAGATCCCATGCCATGGAAGAGACAGTTCCACAAGCCCAGCACAGCTTCAAAGCCCAGATCAGTctgccagtgctgcaaggaaatgaggccccctcAACACAACATAACTGCAAACCACAGGAGTGCCATGGaatgacctcactgatgacacccAACCTCTCCTACCCTCTGACTGCCATCTCTGCCCGCCCTGACTCGTGCCATCAATGCCAACTCTTCGGCCTCTACCGCTCGCACTTCAAAGCTGCCGCACGGCCAAGTGGACACGTTCTAAAGCCAAAAACAAGAAATCGGACCGTTGCGGGAAGGAAACCACAGCTTCCTCATTCTTGGCCAAcctgtggcatcaaacagctgctggctgcgaaCTGCCGACATGCGCAAAGGCTGTCCTGCCCGTGGGGGACCAgcataaaagccggcccagcgcctctctccctcacacacttctcctggtgccttctcctccctccgcgctcaacaaggtgagcctcaaccccttcccctccttctcctgccccgcctggcccctctcttccagcacgctctgcccccagcctcagcagccctcacgcctccccactgccacgctccccacagccccgcaccagcctccccactccctcgccctcctgcaacaccgctcctcgcacccTCACGCCCTtgcgcttgctcaacagcctctcgtctattccagggcccctccacgctacacacatggcctgctacaacgCCTGCGGCACTgggggacccaccccgctggccaacagctgcaacgagccctgttccctgcagtgccaggactcccgcgtcgtcatccagcctcccgccgtgctggtcaccctgccaggacccatcctcacctcccacccccagagcaccgccgttgGATCCTCCTcgtcggctgccgtgggcaacgaactcggcgcccagggagttgccatcaactccggcgccttcggctacggcAACGGCTATGGCTTCGGGGGCCTGGGCTGGTTCGGCGGCAGAAGGAGCCgctacatctgctaagggccctcgccaacacccctgaTGCCAACCACACAGACCCTGGAAGCCACAGCATGGATTGAGGACACGCACCTCTAGGCCCTTGCAGGCACATGCACCTGCTGTCCATGGCTCCTCCTCTCAGGGCACGAAGCGCCGAAACAAGGAAGGGGCCACCCCGGGCTGCCTTCATCACCGGCCGAAggaccttctcttcttctcccacaACTCTCTTTGCACCTTACACTTGCTCTCTTCCACTTGGTACTCCTACCTTTGCACTCTTTTTGGTCCTCAATAAAGttctcttgcatcccagcctgagacgcctcctcttgctttcttctgccatGGTTTGTCCAATCTGACTGACCAAAAAAGCAGGGCTCAAGGGGCCATCATGCTGGTGGGTGGAAAAGGACCAAGAAACTACTCTTAGCAGCTAAGTCTTCAGGAACACCACCACGTGCATTTGGTGGTCTTCCGGGCTGTCAGACAAGCCAGCCCTTCACTTACCTaaggaaaaggcttggaaagtgtCATCCACTTCTACCCTGGTCTCTCACCCAAGCTCCCCGTGGCAGCACCTACTTTTCCAAATCACTTCCTCAGCACCACTCGCTGCCCATCATGGCAAACAGAATCACTGCGTGCCCAAggaacctctggacatcatctagttcaactccaCCTGCTCAAGCGTCGTCAGCTCAAGCGGGCTGTCCATGCAGTTTCCAGTCAGATGTtcagtatctccaaggacagagactccagtaTCTCTCTGCACAAGCAGATCCACTTCCTGACCACCCTCGCACTGAATAAGCGTTGCCCGCTCCTCTCACAAAATGGCAAGGCTTCTCAGCTTTCTCCCTTCACCCTCGGCCTGGccgtgggcaccagtgacaagagTCTCATTCCCTTGTCCTTGTTCCCTTTTGCTTCAGTATTTAGACACACTGATGACATCTACCTATGCTGCCTTGGCTCCTGtcttaaaaacctcatctacatgtcttttaactACCACCagacatggtgactccaccgctcccAGAGCACCCTCTTCCAATGCCCGACGACCCTTTCAGGGAGAGACTTTTCTTAATATCCATCTAAACCTCCAAAGGCACTACTTGAAGCCACTTGTTCACCTCTTAGCTCTTgccacctgagagaagagaacatCTCCCTCTCGacaccctcctttcagacagttgcagagagagagagaaggtctctcctcagcctcttgttctccagggaaaacacccccagagccctcagcttctccccatcccacttgtgctccaggtccttcACCAGGttcgttgctcttctctgaaccccCTCCAGCACCACAAAGGTCTTTCTCGTCATGATGGGCCAAAAAGTGAATGCCGCATTCTAGGTGCAGCCTCGCCAAAGACagagggatggtcactgccctcctctgcctctccacaccagtgatgacacaggccagaatgctgttggccttcctgggcacacgctggctcatgttctgcCAGCTGGTCACCAGTAGCCCAGGCCCTTTTCCAACAGGCAGCTTTACAGCCTGTCTTCCACCAAGCCTCTAGAGTTCCCTGGGGTGGTGGTGACGCAGGTGCAGAACCcgacacttgaccttgttgaacctcagacaattgccaTCTTATCATCGATACAGCCAGCCCAGATCCTTCTCTAGAGCATTCTTACTGGCCAGCACATCAGCATTCCTGCCCAACTTGatgtcatcggcaaacttactgagggtgcactccatccccttgtccagatcatgaaGAAAGatatcaaacagaactggccccagcactgagccccaGGGAACACCTCTTGTGAGCGGCCACCCACTGCATTTAACTCCAgtcatcacaactctttgggtccacCCATCCAGCCAGTGTTCTAGCCAGTGTAGCGTATGCCTGTCTAAGGCATGAGCAGCCACTTTCTCGACGAGAAATGATTTCAAAGGCTTTACCAAAATCTTACTACACAGCATACACAAccattccctcatccactaaggtgGGTAAGCTTGGCCATagcaggagatcaggttggtcaagcaggacctgcctttcataaacccatgctgactaggtCTGATGACCTGCTGGTCCTGTCCCTGCCACGTggtggcactcaggatgatctgttccatgaccttacaAAGcaacaaggtcagactgacacatCTGTAATTCCCCAGGTGCTCTTTAGTGACCTTCTTCTAACTTCCGGTCAATAGGGACCTCCCCAGAGAGTCAGGTCTGATGATACATGATGCAAAGTGGCTTGGGGAGCATCTCAGCTAGCTCTCTCACAACTCCTGGGGAgaacccatctggccccatacgcCTGTGTGTGCCAAGTGGTGTaggaggtcaccaaccatttccccttggattcctgGGGCTTTCTCCTATGCCCCATCCCCGTCTTGCAGCTCAGGTAGCTGAGTGCACAGAGAACAGCTGGTTATATGcttagagactgaggcaaaggcGGCATTAAGGCCTTTTCCTTATCCATTGTAAATGTGTTGCTCCCTGAATCCGCTACGagttggagattctccttagctctccttctGTTGAAAGAACATATACCAAAAAAGTTTGTATTGTCTTTTATAGCAGGAGCTGGATtaggttctagttgggctttggcccttctaatttcccCCCTGCATAACATCAAAATATCCTGGTGTTCCTCCGGAGTACCTTGCCTTTTCTGGAAGACATCAAAAACTCTCTTTTTACTTATGAGTTCAAGCCAAGCCTCTCAGTAAAGGCCAGGCCAGTCTGCTTCCCTGCCAGCTTCTCTTTTGACATATGGTGACTGGCCCTCACACATGGTGGAATCTTCTGGTACCTTCTCACAGGAGAAAACCACGATGCCCGCATGCTAAAAAAACGTGCCGCATAACATTAACACACACAGCTAAAAGCTTACAAGCAAGAGGGCACCAACACACTCATAGAGCACAATCAAGACCAAAGgtcaggaggaggcagcaggcaggtgAGGGATCAA from Patagioenas fasciata isolate bPatFas1 chromosome 2, bPatFas1.hap1, whole genome shotgun sequence harbors:
- the LOC136097776 gene encoding feather keratin-like, giving the protein MRKGCPARPLHATHMACYNACGTGGPTPLANSCNEPCSLQCQDSRVVIQPPAVLVTLPGPILTSHPQSTAVGSSSSAAVGNELGAQGVAINSGAFGYGNGYGFGGLGWFGGRRSRYIC